A genomic region of Zalophus californianus isolate mZalCal1 chromosome 1, mZalCal1.pri.v2, whole genome shotgun sequence contains the following coding sequences:
- the STAP2 gene encoding signal-transducing adaptor protein 2 isoform X2: MASALSPPRVPKHKGALPSHYYESFLEKKGPGDQDYKKFWAGLQGCTLYFYNSNRDSQHVEKLGLGAFVRLTDEAPWGSSRDPDIYFSLVLWNQEIKFKVESLESREMWKGFILTVVELRVPSNLTLLPGHLYMMADALAKEKARRAFEVPSCFMKVSRLEAQLLLARYPDCGNLLLRPSGDGGDDVSVTTRQTFNGKSVVRHYKVKREGPKYVIDVEEPFSCASLDAVINYFVSHTNNALVPFLLDENYEKVLGPAPASGGPKQLPPVPITPVSSQGRSPPLLNQENYVIPIGDAPAANYTNGDVPSPSQPVPKPRKLAKVQAKALKPPVAPKPEPKGLSGDLAKKLAVGSVQTLFPTTGLADLTAELEEKLQRRRALEHSAGHAGDQ; this comes from the exons ATGGCCTCAGCCCTAAGCCCACCCCGGGTCCCCAAACACAAGGGTGCTCTACCCTCACACTACTATGAGAGCTTTCTGGAGAAGAAGGGACCCGGCGACCAG GATTACAAGAAGTTCTGGGCAGGCCTCCAGGGTTGCACTCTTTATTTCTATAATAGCAATCGGGACTCCCAG CACGTGGAGAAGTTAGGCCTAGGAGCATTTGTGAGGCTCACCGATGAGGCGCCCTGGGGAAGCTCAAGAGACCCTGACATCTATTTCAGCCTGGTCCTCTGGAACCAAGAGATCAAGTTCAAG gtAGAGAGCCTGGAGTCTCGGGAGATGTGGAAAGGCTTCATCCTGACGGTGGTCGAG CTGCGTGTCCCGTCGAACCTGACCCTGCTGCCCGGACACCTGTATATGATGGCCGACGCCCTGGCCAAAGAGAAGGCGCGCCGCGCGTTCGAAGTGCCCTC CTGCTTCATGAAGGTGAGCCGGCTGGAGGCGCAGCTGCTCCTGGCGCGCTATCCCGATTGCGGAAACCTGCTGCTGAGACCCAGCGGGGACGGCGGGGACGACGTGTCGGTCACCACGCGCCAGACGTTCAATGG GAAGTCGGTGGTCCGGCATTACAAGGTGAAGCGTGAGGGCCCCAAGTATGTGATCGACGTGGAGGAGCCG TTCTCTTGTGCCTCACTCGACGCAGTGATCAACTATTTCGTGTCACACACCAATAACGCGCTGGTGCCCTTCCTGCTGGACGAAAACTACGAGAAGGTTCTAG GGCCTGCACCTGCCTCAGGTGGCCCCAAGCAGCTGCCGCCCGTGCCCATCACACCTGTGTCAAGCCAGGGCAGGTCACCCCCACTCCTGAACCAGGAGAACTACGTGATCCCCATTGGAGATGCCCCAGCTGCCAACTACACGAACGGGGATG TGCCTTCCCCCAGTCAGCCGGTCCCAAAGCCCAGGAAGTTGGCGAAAGTCCAGGCAAAGGCACTCAAGCCACCCGTTGCCCCCAAGCCAG AGCCTAAAGGCCTCAGCGGCGACCTGGCCAAGAAGCTAGCAGTCGGCTCAGTGCAGACTCTCTTCCCCACAACAG ggttgGCAGATTTGACGGCGGAGCTGGAAGAGAAACTGCAGCGGAGGCGGGCTCTGGAGCACTCCGCTGGACACGCTGGGGATCAGTGA
- the STAP2 gene encoding signal-transducing adaptor protein 2 isoform X1, whose product MASALSPPRVPKHKGALPSHYYESFLEKKGPGDQDYKKFWAGLQGCTLYFYNSNRDSQHVEKLGLGAFVRLTDEAPWGSSRDPDIYFSLVLWNQEIKFKVESLESREMWKGFILTVVELRVPSNLTLLPGHLYMMADALAKEKARRAFEVPSCFMKVSRLEAQLLLARYPDCGNLLLRPSGDGGDDVSVTTRQTFNGKSVVRHYKVKREGPKYVIDVEEPFSCASLDAVINYFVSHTNNALVPFLLDENYEKVLGHVEADKENGESVWVVCSTPAAPGAGPAPASGGPKQLPPVPITPVSSQGRSPPLLNQENYVIPIGDAPAANYTNGDVPSPSQPVPKPRKLAKVQAKALKPPVAPKPEPKGLSGDLAKKLAVGSVQTLFPTTGLADLTAELEEKLQRRRALEHSAGHAGDQ is encoded by the exons ATGGCCTCAGCCCTAAGCCCACCCCGGGTCCCCAAACACAAGGGTGCTCTACCCTCACACTACTATGAGAGCTTTCTGGAGAAGAAGGGACCCGGCGACCAG GATTACAAGAAGTTCTGGGCAGGCCTCCAGGGTTGCACTCTTTATTTCTATAATAGCAATCGGGACTCCCAG CACGTGGAGAAGTTAGGCCTAGGAGCATTTGTGAGGCTCACCGATGAGGCGCCCTGGGGAAGCTCAAGAGACCCTGACATCTATTTCAGCCTGGTCCTCTGGAACCAAGAGATCAAGTTCAAG gtAGAGAGCCTGGAGTCTCGGGAGATGTGGAAAGGCTTCATCCTGACGGTGGTCGAG CTGCGTGTCCCGTCGAACCTGACCCTGCTGCCCGGACACCTGTATATGATGGCCGACGCCCTGGCCAAAGAGAAGGCGCGCCGCGCGTTCGAAGTGCCCTC CTGCTTCATGAAGGTGAGCCGGCTGGAGGCGCAGCTGCTCCTGGCGCGCTATCCCGATTGCGGAAACCTGCTGCTGAGACCCAGCGGGGACGGCGGGGACGACGTGTCGGTCACCACGCGCCAGACGTTCAATGG GAAGTCGGTGGTCCGGCATTACAAGGTGAAGCGTGAGGGCCCCAAGTATGTGATCGACGTGGAGGAGCCG TTCTCTTGTGCCTCACTCGACGCAGTGATCAACTATTTCGTGTCACACACCAATAACGCGCTGGTGCCCTTCCTGCTGGACGAAAACTACGAGAAGGTTCTAG GCCACGTGGAGGCGGATAAAGAGAACGGCGAGAGTGTGTGGGTGGTGTGTTCGACCCCCGCGGCGCCGGGCGCAG GGCCTGCACCTGCCTCAGGTGGCCCCAAGCAGCTGCCGCCCGTGCCCATCACACCTGTGTCAAGCCAGGGCAGGTCACCCCCACTCCTGAACCAGGAGAACTACGTGATCCCCATTGGAGATGCCCCAGCTGCCAACTACACGAACGGGGATG TGCCTTCCCCCAGTCAGCCGGTCCCAAAGCCCAGGAAGTTGGCGAAAGTCCAGGCAAAGGCACTCAAGCCACCCGTTGCCCCCAAGCCAG AGCCTAAAGGCCTCAGCGGCGACCTGGCCAAGAAGCTAGCAGTCGGCTCAGTGCAGACTCTCTTCCCCACAACAG ggttgGCAGATTTGACGGCGGAGCTGGAAGAGAAACTGCAGCGGAGGCGGGCTCTGGAGCACTCCGCTGGACACGCTGGGGATCAGTGA
- the STAP2 gene encoding signal-transducing adaptor protein 2 isoform X4 yields the protein MASALSPPRVPKHKGALPSHYYESFLEKKGPGDQDYKKFWAGLQGCTLYFYNSNRDSQHVEKLGLGAFVRLTDEAPWGSSRDPDIYFSLVLWNQEIKFKVESLESREMWKGFILTVVELRVPSNLTLLPGHLYMMADALAKEKARRAFEVPSCFMKVSRLEAQLLLARYPDCGNLLLRPSGDGGDDVSVTTRQTFNGKSVVRHYKVKREGPKYVIDVEEPFSCASLDAVINYFVSHTNNALVPFLLDENYEKVLVPSPSQPVPKPRKLAKVQAKALKPPVAPKPEPKGLSGDLAKKLAVGSVQTLFPTTGLADLTAELEEKLQRRRALEHSAGHAGDQ from the exons ATGGCCTCAGCCCTAAGCCCACCCCGGGTCCCCAAACACAAGGGTGCTCTACCCTCACACTACTATGAGAGCTTTCTGGAGAAGAAGGGACCCGGCGACCAG GATTACAAGAAGTTCTGGGCAGGCCTCCAGGGTTGCACTCTTTATTTCTATAATAGCAATCGGGACTCCCAG CACGTGGAGAAGTTAGGCCTAGGAGCATTTGTGAGGCTCACCGATGAGGCGCCCTGGGGAAGCTCAAGAGACCCTGACATCTATTTCAGCCTGGTCCTCTGGAACCAAGAGATCAAGTTCAAG gtAGAGAGCCTGGAGTCTCGGGAGATGTGGAAAGGCTTCATCCTGACGGTGGTCGAG CTGCGTGTCCCGTCGAACCTGACCCTGCTGCCCGGACACCTGTATATGATGGCCGACGCCCTGGCCAAAGAGAAGGCGCGCCGCGCGTTCGAAGTGCCCTC CTGCTTCATGAAGGTGAGCCGGCTGGAGGCGCAGCTGCTCCTGGCGCGCTATCCCGATTGCGGAAACCTGCTGCTGAGACCCAGCGGGGACGGCGGGGACGACGTGTCGGTCACCACGCGCCAGACGTTCAATGG GAAGTCGGTGGTCCGGCATTACAAGGTGAAGCGTGAGGGCCCCAAGTATGTGATCGACGTGGAGGAGCCG TTCTCTTGTGCCTCACTCGACGCAGTGATCAACTATTTCGTGTCACACACCAATAACGCGCTGGTGCCCTTCCTGCTGGACGAAAACTACGAGAAGGTTCTAG TGCCTTCCCCCAGTCAGCCGGTCCCAAAGCCCAGGAAGTTGGCGAAAGTCCAGGCAAAGGCACTCAAGCCACCCGTTGCCCCCAAGCCAG AGCCTAAAGGCCTCAGCGGCGACCTGGCCAAGAAGCTAGCAGTCGGCTCAGTGCAGACTCTCTTCCCCACAACAG ggttgGCAGATTTGACGGCGGAGCTGGAAGAGAAACTGCAGCGGAGGCGGGCTCTGGAGCACTCCGCTGGACACGCTGGGGATCAGTGA
- the STAP2 gene encoding signal-transducing adaptor protein 2 isoform X3: MASALSPPRVPKHKGALPSHYYESFLEKKGPGDQDYKKFWAGLQGCTLYFYNSNRDSQHVEKLGLGAFVRLTDEAPWGSSRDPDIYFSLVLWNQEIKFKVESLESREMWKGFILTVVELRVPSNLTLLPGHLYMMADALAKEKARRAFEVPSCFMKVSRLEAQLLLARYPDCGNLLLRPSGDGGDDVSVTTRQTFNGKSVVRHYKVKREGPKYVIDVEEPFSCASLDAVINYFVSHTNNALVPFLLDENYEKVLGHVEADKENGESVWVVCSTPAAPGAVPSPSQPVPKPRKLAKVQAKALKPPVAPKPEPKGLSGDLAKKLAVGSVQTLFPTTGLADLTAELEEKLQRRRALEHSAGHAGDQ, encoded by the exons ATGGCCTCAGCCCTAAGCCCACCCCGGGTCCCCAAACACAAGGGTGCTCTACCCTCACACTACTATGAGAGCTTTCTGGAGAAGAAGGGACCCGGCGACCAG GATTACAAGAAGTTCTGGGCAGGCCTCCAGGGTTGCACTCTTTATTTCTATAATAGCAATCGGGACTCCCAG CACGTGGAGAAGTTAGGCCTAGGAGCATTTGTGAGGCTCACCGATGAGGCGCCCTGGGGAAGCTCAAGAGACCCTGACATCTATTTCAGCCTGGTCCTCTGGAACCAAGAGATCAAGTTCAAG gtAGAGAGCCTGGAGTCTCGGGAGATGTGGAAAGGCTTCATCCTGACGGTGGTCGAG CTGCGTGTCCCGTCGAACCTGACCCTGCTGCCCGGACACCTGTATATGATGGCCGACGCCCTGGCCAAAGAGAAGGCGCGCCGCGCGTTCGAAGTGCCCTC CTGCTTCATGAAGGTGAGCCGGCTGGAGGCGCAGCTGCTCCTGGCGCGCTATCCCGATTGCGGAAACCTGCTGCTGAGACCCAGCGGGGACGGCGGGGACGACGTGTCGGTCACCACGCGCCAGACGTTCAATGG GAAGTCGGTGGTCCGGCATTACAAGGTGAAGCGTGAGGGCCCCAAGTATGTGATCGACGTGGAGGAGCCG TTCTCTTGTGCCTCACTCGACGCAGTGATCAACTATTTCGTGTCACACACCAATAACGCGCTGGTGCCCTTCCTGCTGGACGAAAACTACGAGAAGGTTCTAG GCCACGTGGAGGCGGATAAAGAGAACGGCGAGAGTGTGTGGGTGGTGTGTTCGACCCCCGCGGCGCCGGGCGCAG TGCCTTCCCCCAGTCAGCCGGTCCCAAAGCCCAGGAAGTTGGCGAAAGTCCAGGCAAAGGCACTCAAGCCACCCGTTGCCCCCAAGCCAG AGCCTAAAGGCCTCAGCGGCGACCTGGCCAAGAAGCTAGCAGTCGGCTCAGTGCAGACTCTCTTCCCCACAACAG ggttgGCAGATTTGACGGCGGAGCTGGAAGAGAAACTGCAGCGGAGGCGGGCTCTGGAGCACTCCGCTGGACACGCTGGGGATCAGTGA